One window of Myxococcales bacterium genomic DNA carries:
- a CDS encoding DMP19 family protein has protein sequence MAQTVACSTCGAAILVETASRTGGLCMPCKNGTRAQIDAGKEWAAGRAAREADPLRVLWVSLVRRVHDSASGTGFETLSEAEKLYYAVGLVHGDVYNGGFDQYFFNSSGSFYAHAVRGLQIIGATQSAQLLAQAKQALFGDSPVPTDIAERRTYLRTLSLENAVLDSLDAQFWEDPDDLGALMERFVNEHHLLTPTDGA, from the coding sequence ATGGCACAGACGGTTGCCTGCTCAACTTGCGGCGCCGCGATCCTCGTGGAGACCGCTTCGCGAACTGGCGGCCTTTGCATGCCCTGCAAGAACGGAACGCGCGCGCAGATCGATGCGGGCAAGGAGTGGGCCGCAGGCCGCGCCGCCCGAGAGGCCGACCCCCTCCGTGTGCTCTGGGTTTCTCTGGTCCGCAGAGTCCATGACTCCGCATCCGGGACAGGCTTCGAGACCCTCTCCGAAGCGGAGAAGCTGTACTACGCCGTCGGCCTCGTTCACGGCGACGTCTACAACGGCGGCTTCGATCAGTACTTCTTCAACAGCTCCGGTTCCTTCTACGCGCACGCGGTTCGCGGCCTCCAAATCATCGGGGCGACTCAATCAGCGCAACTCCTCGCACAGGCCAAGCAGGCCCTTTTTGGGGACTCACCGGTGCCGACCGACATCGCGGAGCGCAGGACCTACCTTCGAACGCTCAGTCTCGAAAACGCCGTCCTCGATTCACTGGACGCGCAATTCTGGGAGGACCCGGATGATCTGGGGGCGCTCATGGAGCGCTTCGTCAACGAGCACCATCTCCTGACTCCGACGGACGGCGCATAA